The Apium graveolens cultivar Ventura chromosome 6, ASM990537v1, whole genome shotgun sequence genome contains a region encoding:
- the LOC141668244 gene encoding purine permease 1-like: MEEGVILDNGSPRPEAEGMSKNMKKFLLAFNCVILGVGNCLAPMTNRLYSIHGGKRIWLMCALETAGFPFLLIPMTISYLYRRRKGGPGTKIISMSPVLILPCVVIGVLTGADDYMDSAGVSRLPVSTYSLVLASQLGFTAFFAWVLVKQKFTFLHINAILLLTAGAVVLAFHSGSDIPDNESKADYVLGFIMTLGAAILYGFVLPIIELLYKKAKQAINYSLVMEMQFVMAVAATAFCGIGMLINKDFQALGREADNFGLGNTMYWLVLIADAFLWQLFFLGAIGVIFCHSSLLSGILIAALLPVSEILAVFFFDESFTVEKAMSLFLACWGSISYFFEEYNIEKKKKREREHQLIELKDEKRKRVVEDEFMEVKLDK, translated from the exons ATGGAGGAAGGTGTAATTTTAGACAATGGCTCGCCTCGACCAGAGGCAGAAGGGATGAGCAAAAACATGAAAAAGTTTCTGCTAGCCTTCAACTGCGTGATACTAGGTGTGGGAAACTGTCTCGCTCCTATGACAAACCGGCTCTATTCAATCCACGGTGGAAAGAGAATTTGGTTAATGTGTGCTTTAGAAACCGCTGGTTTCCCATTTCTCTTGATTCCAATGACAATATCTTACCTCTATCGTCGAAGAAAGGGAGGTCCAGGAACTAAAATCATTTCAATGTCACCTGTCCTCATTCTTCCGTGTGTAGTCATTGGTGTTCTAACAGGTGCAGATGATTATATGGACTCTGCTGGTGTTTCTCGTCTTCCTGTCTCTACTTATTCTCTTGTATTAGCCAGTCAACTAGGATTTACCGCTTTCTTTGCCTGGGTTCTTGTTAAGCAGAAGTTCACTTTCTTACACATTAATGCCATCTTATTGTTGACTGCTGGAGCTGTAGTCCTAGCATTCCATTCAGGTTCTGATATTCCCGATAATGAATCCAAAGCAGATTACGTTTTAGGATTCATTATGACGCTTGGAGCTGCGATTCTGTATGGGTTTGTGTTGCCAATAATAGAACTATTGTACAAAAAAGCTAAGCAAGCCATCAACTATTCTCTTGTTATGGAGATGCAGTTTGTTATGGCTGTTGCTGCTACTGCCTTCTGTGGCATCGGGATGCTAATCAATAAAGATTTTCAG GCATTGGGCAGAGAGGCTGATAATTTCGGGCTTGGCAATACCATGTATTGGTTGGTACTAATAGCAGATGCATTTCTCTGGCAACTATTTTTCTTGGGAGCCATTGGAGTCATTTTCTGTCACAGCTCTTTACTCTCTGGTATACTAATTGCCGCTCTGCTCCCTGTTTCGGAGATCTTGGCTGTGTTTTTCTTCGACGAGTCATTTACAGTTGAAAAAGCAATGTCTCTTTTTCTTGCCTGTTGGGGTTCCATATCTTACTTCTTTGAGGAGTATAACatagaaaagaagaagaagcgCGAGAGAGAACATCAACTTATAGAACTGAAAGACGAGAAAAGGAAGCGTGTTGTTGAAGATGAGTTCATGGAGGTAAAACTTGATAAATAG
- the LOC141667723 gene encoding purine permease 3-like, protein MEVKAMSKNMKLWLLVINCLMLGIGNCIAPLTNRLYSVRGGKRIWLMCALETAGFPFLLIPWLIAYIYRRRKYGPGTNITSISPKLIFYSLVIGVLTGLDDLMDAAGVSKLPVSTYSLVLASQLGFTALFAWILVKQKFTFLHINAIILLTAGAAVLAFNSGSDVPTNESKGTYIVGFLMTLGVAVLYGFVLPSIELIYKKAKQTVTYSLVIEMQVFISLSATILCVIGMAINHDFPAIPREAEHFELGKSMYYLVLVSDAFLWQLFFLGAIGVIFCNNSILSGILISALLPVSEILAVFLFGEKFTPEKGISLFLACWGSISYFYQEAKLDKEKKSIAENEEKKQNQVAEGNDQFRDVPEIVLQN, encoded by the exons ATGGAGGTAAAAGCGATGAGCAAAAACATGAAATTATGGCTACTCGTGATCAACTGCTTGATGCTAGGAATAGGCAATTGTATTGCTCCTCTTACCAACCGCCTTTATTCTGTTAGGGGTGGAAAGAGAATTTGGTTAATGTGTGCTTTGGAAACAGCTGGTTTCCCATTTCTCTTGATTCCATGGTTGATTGCTTACATTTATCGTCGAAGAAAGTATGGTCCGGGGACTAATATTACATCAATCTCGCCTAAGCTTATCTTTTACTCTTTGGTTATCGGTGTTCTCACTGGTTTAGATGATTTAATGGATGCTGCTGGTGTTTCTAAACTTCCTGTGTCAACTTATTCTCTTGTATTAGCCAGCCAATTGGGGTTTACCGCCTTATTTGCCTGGATTCTTGTGAAGCAGAAGTTCACTTTTTTACACATTAATGCAATTATTTTGTTGACTGCTGGAGCTGCAGTTCTTGCATTTAATTCAGGTTCTGATGTTCCTACAAATGAATCCAAAGGGACTTATATAGTAGGATTCTTAATGACCCTCGGAGTTGCAGTTTTATATGGATTTGTCTTGCCATCGATAGAGCTCATATACAAGAAAGCTAAACAGACCGTCACATATTCTCTGGTCATTGAGATGCAGGTTTTTATATCCTTATCTGCTACAATCCTCTGTGTTATTGGAATGGCTATCAATCATGATTTCCCG GCGATTCCAAGAGAAGCTGAGCATTTCGAGCTTGGAAAATCGATGTACTATTTAGTACTAGTATCGGATGCATTTCTTTGGCAGCTGTTTTTCTTGGGAGCAATTGGAGTAATCTTCTGTAACAACTCAATACTCTCAGGCATACTAATTTCTGCTCTGCTACCTGTCTCGGAAATCCTGGCTGTATTTTTATTCGGTGAGAAATTTACACCTGAAAAAGGAATTTCTCTTTTTCTTGCTTGTTGGGGCTCCATATCCTACTTCTATCAAGAGGCTAAACTAGACAAGGAAAAGAAAAGCATAGCAGAAAACGAGGAAAAGAAACAGAACCAAGTTGCAGAAGGTAACGATCAGTTCAGGGATGTTCCTGAAATAGTTTTGCAGAACTAA
- the LOC141663715 gene encoding purine permease 3-like — MAISVSNNIIDYNEKGMSKSMKKLLLVLNCLMLGLGDCGGPQMQRLYFVKGGKRVWLSSCLETAGWPLLFIPIIISYLYRRNKGIPGTKLISIRPSLIIPCAIIGILTGADDYMYSYGVSRLPVSTSALIIATQLAFTAGFAFLLVKQKFTSFTINAVFLLCIGAVVLAFHTSSDRPANESNKQYFLGFFMTLGAAALYGFILPAIELMCKKAKQPINYSLLMEMQVVMSFFATVFCAIGMVVNHDFTAIPREAKEFELGITIYYLTLILNAVLWQLFFLGATGVIFCGSSLLSGIIIASLLPLTETLAVLFFHDKFQVEKAISLILSLWGFLSYFYGEFQSTKNKKEDSNLDLSQ; from the exons ATGGCCATTTCAGTTTCAAACAATATAATAGACTACAATGAGAAAGGAATGAGCAAATCCATGAAGAAACTCCTCCTTGTCTTGAATTGCTTGATGTTAGGACTAGGTGATTGTGGTGGTCCTCAGATGCAGCGACTGTACTTTGTGAAAGGGGGAAAGCGAGTTTGGTTGTCAAGCTGTCTAGAAACTGCTGGCTGGCCTTTACTTTTTATCCCAATCATAATCTCTTATCTGTATCGTCGAAACAAGGGAATCCCCGGGACAAAACTCATTTCCATCAGACCTTCTCTTATCATTCCCTGTGCTATTATAGGTATTCTCACCGGGGCTGATGATTATATGTATTCCTATGGGGTGTCTCGCCTTCCTGTATCGACCTCTGCTCTTATAATTGCTACGCAGTTGGCGTTTACTGCTGGATTTGCATTTCTTCTGGTTAAACAAAAGTTCACCAGCTTCACCATTAATGCTGTCTTTTTGTTATGTATTGGAGCCGTGGTTCTTGCATTTCATACTAGCTCTGATCGTCCTGCTAACGAGTCTAACAAGCAATACTTTTTAGGCTTCTTTATGACTCTTGGAGCGGCGGCATTGTATGGATTTATACTACCAGCAATCGAGTTAATGTGCAAAAAGGCCAAACAGCCCATAAATTATTCCCTACTTATGGAGATGCAGGTGGTTATGTCATTCTTTGCCACTGTTTTTTGTGCAATAGGCATGGTTGTGAACCATGATTTTACG GCAATTCCAAGAGAAGCAAAGGAGTTTGAGCTTGGAATAACGATATATTATTTGACTCTCATCCTTAACGCAGTCCTCTGGCAGTTGTTCTTCCTGGGAGCAACAGGAGTCATTTTCTGCGGCTCTTCTTTGCTTTCTGGCATTATAATTGCCAGCCTACTGCCACTGACAGAGACCCTGGCAGTGTTGTTCTTCCACGACAAGTTCCAAGTTGAGAAGGCGATTTCTCTAATTCTTTCTCTCTGGGGTTTCCTGTCCTACTTTTATGGAGAGTTTCAAAGTACTAAGAACAAGAAGGAAGATTCAAATCTCGATCTCTCACAATAA